One Natrinema halophilum genomic window carries:
- a CDS encoding thiolase C-terminal domain-containing protein — translation MTAHRRSSDGRTDRVAVIGASMTQFGHREDEWIMDLLAEAGTECLDDAGVDADEIEHLYVSNMTSGEFEGMTGVMNALVHELGTIPAYTQRVDQTSASGGAGIYAAWRSVVSGDSDMTLLVGGEKMTHRSTAESTDIIASVGHPVEYKHGVTLPSFAGLTARHYLERFDAPRESLAHVAAKNHRNGIDNPNAQFQKAVDEETILESPIVADPLRLYDFCPITDGSAALMFCPESIAEEYADEYAVISGIDGASDTHVVHERKDPTVMGGVVDSGSGAYEMSGLEPADIEVAELHDMFTILEFLQMEGLGFAEQGEAWKLVGEGHTERDGELPINTSGGLKSKGHPLGASGVAQGVEIYEQLVGEAGPRQVDAETGLCCNVGGFGNCVITTIMEAAQ, via the coding sequence ATGACTGCTCACCGACGATCGTCGGACGGCCGGACGGACCGCGTGGCTGTGATCGGCGCGTCGATGACGCAGTTCGGACACCGCGAGGATGAGTGGATCATGGACCTTCTCGCCGAGGCCGGAACGGAGTGTCTCGACGATGCAGGCGTCGATGCGGACGAGATCGAGCACCTCTACGTCTCGAATATGACCAGCGGCGAGTTCGAGGGAATGACCGGCGTGATGAACGCGTTAGTTCACGAGCTTGGAACGATACCGGCCTACACCCAACGCGTCGATCAGACGAGTGCCAGCGGCGGCGCAGGAATATACGCCGCGTGGCGGTCGGTGGTAAGCGGGGACAGCGACATGACGCTGCTCGTCGGCGGCGAAAAGATGACCCATCGGTCGACCGCCGAATCGACCGACATCATCGCCTCCGTGGGCCATCCCGTCGAGTACAAACACGGGGTCACGCTGCCGTCCTTTGCCGGGCTCACCGCGCGCCACTACCTGGAGCGATTCGACGCACCCCGGGAGAGCCTGGCGCACGTCGCCGCCAAGAACCACCGGAACGGTATCGATAACCCCAACGCACAGTTCCAGAAGGCGGTAGACGAGGAGACCATCCTCGAGTCTCCGATCGTCGCCGACCCGCTGCGATTGTACGACTTCTGTCCGATCACGGACGGCTCGGCCGCGCTCATGTTCTGTCCCGAGTCCATCGCCGAGGAGTACGCCGACGAGTACGCCGTCATCTCGGGGATCGACGGCGCGAGCGATACCCACGTCGTCCACGAGCGCAAGGACCCGACCGTGATGGGCGGGGTCGTCGACAGCGGCTCGGGGGCCTACGAAATGAGCGGCCTCGAGCCCGCAGACATCGAGGTGGCCGAACTCCACGATATGTTCACCATTCTCGAGTTCCTGCAGATGGAAGGGCTGGGATTCGCCGAGCAGGGCGAGGCCTGGAAGCTCGTCGGGGAGGGACACACCGAGCGCGACGGGGAATTGCCGATCAACACCTCCGGCGGGCTCAAATCGAAGGGGCACCCGCTCGGCGCGAGCGGCGTCGCCCAGGGCGTCGAGATCTACGAACAGCTCGTCGGCGAGGCCGGCCCGCGACAGGTCGACGCGGAGACGGGGCTGTGCTGTAACGTCGGCGGCTTCGGTAACTGCGTGATCACCACCATCATGGAGGCTGCACAATGA
- a CDS encoding AEC family transporter: MTGLLGIFASAIGPIVAIAGVGYVLATVKDIDPEPLNTAVIYVLAPALVFHSLAVTELEAATLLRIAVGIAAFTAAMWAIAEVVGRAVDEQEPALSGLVLVTIFCNSGNLGVPVSDFAFGDVGRQTAVLFLSVQSVLMYTIGVYVASRSSGSAGLEGVRRVFYIPLVYAVVAALGVRALDLVPAAETASMETLKLVGDASIPLMLLILGIQLARTDTAAAVSRAWPATALKLGVAPVVGLGVASALSFQNPTVARVFVLETAMPAAVTPLVLMIEFAGSARSDGVLVSEYVSTCVFLTTLLSIPALTITIAILQSGVVI, encoded by the coding sequence ATGACCGGCCTCCTCGGTATTTTCGCCTCCGCTATCGGACCGATCGTCGCTATCGCAGGCGTGGGCTACGTTCTGGCCACTGTCAAGGATATCGACCCAGAGCCGTTGAACACGGCCGTCATTTACGTCCTGGCCCCTGCGCTGGTGTTCCATAGCCTCGCCGTCACGGAACTCGAGGCGGCGACGCTCCTGCGGATCGCGGTCGGGATCGCCGCATTCACGGCGGCGATGTGGGCAATCGCCGAGGTCGTCGGACGTGCCGTTGATGAGCAAGAACCGGCGTTGAGCGGGTTGGTGCTGGTCACGATTTTTTGCAACTCGGGAAATCTCGGCGTTCCCGTCTCGGATTTCGCGTTCGGCGACGTCGGCCGCCAGACTGCCGTCCTCTTTCTCTCAGTTCAGTCCGTCTTGATGTACACCATCGGCGTCTACGTCGCCTCCCGGAGTAGCGGCTCCGCCGGCCTCGAGGGCGTCCGGCGAGTGTTCTACATTCCGCTGGTGTATGCGGTCGTCGCGGCGCTGGGCGTCCGAGCACTTGATCTCGTTCCAGCCGCCGAAACCGCGAGCATGGAAACGCTCAAGCTCGTCGGCGACGCCTCGATTCCGCTAATGTTGCTCATTCTCGGGATCCAGCTCGCGCGTACGGATACGGCCGCCGCAGTCTCGCGGGCGTGGCCCGCGACCGCTCTCAAGCTGGGGGTCGCACCCGTCGTCGGCCTCGGAGTCGCGTCCGCGCTGAGCTTCCAAAACCCTACCGTCGCGCGCGTGTTCGTCCTCGAGACGGCGATGCCCGCCGCCGTGACACCGCTCGTTTTGATGATCGAGTTCGCCGGCAGCGCCCGCTCGGACGGCGTGCTCGTTTCGGAGTACGTCTCGACCTGCGTGTTTCTGACGACGCTGCTTTCGATTCCTGCCCTGACCATCACGATCGCAATTTTGCAGTCCGGCGTGGTGATCTGA